The following proteins come from a genomic window of Falco cherrug isolate bFalChe1 chromosome Z, bFalChe1.pri, whole genome shotgun sequence:
- the HAUS1 gene encoding HAUS augmin-like complex subunit 1 isoform X3 has product MEEKLQRVTLWLKKIFGSAPIPTYKANERTVDILYKLVEYNEARDKDVSLLIEDMKQKAAEYEAEANYLQGLIAEVLGLSLSSLSSEAIECLYVLVNTAMALETKDTSLTRDLKKTIEHLEIQEAEGKRRSIYTGFLQKKYLEIKVKIMAAENQLAVTGFVQSLTHESLMSLSEKLAGLQKEIGPLKKKLESFLDLTPSPSLVQAKIEEVKRELEAVEAEFSYQVGMLTLEVPEIRRKFP; this is encoded by the exons AtggaggagaagctgcagcGG GTTACTTTATggctaaagaaaatatttgggagTGCGCCTATTCCAACATACAAAGCGAATGAAAGGACAGTCGATATCTTGTACAAGCTTGTAGAATACAATGAAGCCAGAGACAAGGATGTTTCTTTGCTGATAGAGGACATGAAGCAGAAGGCTGCAGAATATGAAGCAGAAG ctAACTATCTACAGGGCCTTATTGCAGAAGTCCTGGGTCTTTCCCTATCCAGTCTGTCCAGCGAAGCCATCGAGTGCCTCTATGTCCTGGTAAACACTGCAATGGCACTTGAAACAAAGGACACTTCTCTTACCAG ggatcttaaaaaaacaatagaACATCTGGAAATACAAGAGGCCGAAGGTAAAAGAAGATCCATATACACAGGGttcctgcaaaaaaaatatctggaaataaaagtCAAGATCATGGCTGCTGAG AATCAGCTTGCTGTCACGGGGTTCGTGCAATCACTGACACACGAGTCACTCATGAGCCTGTCTGAG AAACTGGCTGGACTGCAGAAGGAAATTGGGCCTTTGAAGAAGAAACTGGAGTCCTTCCTAGATTTAACTcct AGTCCTTCACTTGTGCAAGCGAAGATTGAAGAAGTAAAACGAGAACTG GAAGCCGTGGAAGCAGAGTTCTCATATCAAGTTGGTATGCTGACTCTTGAGGTGccagaaatcagaagaaagtTCCCCTAA
- the HAUS1 gene encoding HAUS augmin-like complex subunit 1 isoform X1, whose amino-acid sequence MEEKLQRVTLWLKKIFGSAPIPTYKANERTVDILYKLVEYNEARDKDVSLLIEDMKQKAAEYEAEANYLQGLIAEVLGLSLSSLSSEAIECLYVLVNTAMALETKDTSLTSFFGAINDMTSELYETESNNREMELELSNIRKDLTAALMLEKQLEEDLKKTIEHLEIQEAEGKRRSIYTGFLQKKYLEIKVKIMAAENQLAVTGFVQSLTHESLMSLSEKLAGLQKEIGPLKKKLESFLDLTPSPSLVQAKIEEVKRELEAVEAEFSYQVGMLTLEVPEIRRKFP is encoded by the exons AtggaggagaagctgcagcGG GTTACTTTATggctaaagaaaatatttgggagTGCGCCTATTCCAACATACAAAGCGAATGAAAGGACAGTCGATATCTTGTACAAGCTTGTAGAATACAATGAAGCCAGAGACAAGGATGTTTCTTTGCTGATAGAGGACATGAAGCAGAAGGCTGCAGAATATGAAGCAGAAG ctAACTATCTACAGGGCCTTATTGCAGAAGTCCTGGGTCTTTCCCTATCCAGTCTGTCCAGCGAAGCCATCGAGTGCCTCTATGTCCTGGTAAACACTGCAATGGCACTTGAAACAAAGGACACTTCTCTTACCAG CTTCTTCGGTGCCATCAACGATATGACGTCAGAGCTGTATGAAACAGAATCAAATAACAGAGAAATGGAACTGGAATTGAGCAATATCAGGAAAGATCTAACTGCAGCGCTGATGCTGGAAAAGCAGTTAGAGGA ggatcttaaaaaaacaatagaACATCTGGAAATACAAGAGGCCGAAGGTAAAAGAAGATCCATATACACAGGGttcctgcaaaaaaaatatctggaaataaaagtCAAGATCATGGCTGCTGAG AATCAGCTTGCTGTCACGGGGTTCGTGCAATCACTGACACACGAGTCACTCATGAGCCTGTCTGAG AAACTGGCTGGACTGCAGAAGGAAATTGGGCCTTTGAAGAAGAAACTGGAGTCCTTCCTAGATTTAACTcct AGTCCTTCACTTGTGCAAGCGAAGATTGAAGAAGTAAAACGAGAACTG GAAGCCGTGGAAGCAGAGTTCTCATATCAAGTTGGTATGCTGACTCTTGAGGTGccagaaatcagaagaaagtTCCCCTAA
- the HAUS1 gene encoding HAUS augmin-like complex subunit 1 isoform X2: MEEKLQRVTLWLKKIFGSAPIPTYKANERTVDILYKLVEYNEARDKDVSLLIEDMKQKAAEYEAEANYLQGLIAEVLGLSLSSLSSEAIECLYVLVNTAMALETKDTSLTSFFGAINDMTSELYETESNNREMELELSNIRKDLTAALMLEKQLEEDLKKTIEHLEIQEAEGKRRSIYTGFLQKKYLEIKVKIMAAENQLAVTGFVQSLTHESLMSLSEKLAGLQKEIGPLKKKLESFLDLTPSPSLVQAKIEEVKRELPWKQSSHIKLVC; encoded by the exons AtggaggagaagctgcagcGG GTTACTTTATggctaaagaaaatatttgggagTGCGCCTATTCCAACATACAAAGCGAATGAAAGGACAGTCGATATCTTGTACAAGCTTGTAGAATACAATGAAGCCAGAGACAAGGATGTTTCTTTGCTGATAGAGGACATGAAGCAGAAGGCTGCAGAATATGAAGCAGAAG ctAACTATCTACAGGGCCTTATTGCAGAAGTCCTGGGTCTTTCCCTATCCAGTCTGTCCAGCGAAGCCATCGAGTGCCTCTATGTCCTGGTAAACACTGCAATGGCACTTGAAACAAAGGACACTTCTCTTACCAG CTTCTTCGGTGCCATCAACGATATGACGTCAGAGCTGTATGAAACAGAATCAAATAACAGAGAAATGGAACTGGAATTGAGCAATATCAGGAAAGATCTAACTGCAGCGCTGATGCTGGAAAAGCAGTTAGAGGA ggatcttaaaaaaacaatagaACATCTGGAAATACAAGAGGCCGAAGGTAAAAGAAGATCCATATACACAGGGttcctgcaaaaaaaatatctggaaataaaagtCAAGATCATGGCTGCTGAG AATCAGCTTGCTGTCACGGGGTTCGTGCAATCACTGACACACGAGTCACTCATGAGCCTGTCTGAG AAACTGGCTGGACTGCAGAAGGAAATTGGGCCTTTGAAGAAGAAACTGGAGTCCTTCCTAGATTTAACTcct AGTCCTTCACTTGTGCAAGCGAAGATTGAAGAAGTAAAACGAGAACTG CCGTGGAAGCAGAGTTCTCATATCAAGTTGGTATGCTGA